The following coding sequences lie in one Lentilactobacillus sp. SPB1-3 genomic window:
- a CDS encoding DUF1146 family protein encodes MSMFGLQSLITLFLYIFFIFLAFWSINEIHIERYIPIRALPGKLLIVLLSVALGYMVSSFFLSLIDNIRNLVFLIK; translated from the coding sequence ATGTCAATGTTCGGTTTACAATCATTAATCACATTGTTTTTGTATATTTTCTTTATTTTTTTGGCATTTTGGAGCATAAATGAGATTCATATAGAAAGATATATTCCAATCCGCGCATTACCAGGTAAGCTACTAATTGTGCTATTATCAGTAGCGTTAGGATACATGGTAAGTTCGTTCTTTTTGTCGTTGATTGATAATATCAGGAATCTTGTATTTTTGATTAAATAG
- a CDS encoding rod shape-determining protein: MAKDIGIDLGTANVLIYLAGKGIVLNEPSVVAIDTKTNKVLAVGEEAYRMVGRTPSNIRAIRPLKDGVISDFDITEEMLTYFINKLDVKGFMSKPKIMICAPTNVTEIERNAIMQAAEKAGGGQVYLEEEPKVAAVGAGMDIWKPQGNMVIDMGGGTSDIAVISLGDIVASKSIRVAGDKMNTEIVTYIKQNHNLVIGEHTAENIKIQIGTAKRDPEDKTEMEVRGRDAVTGMPRAINITSNEIADAIQDTVQLIISGAKEVLESIPPELASDIVDRGVMLTGGGALLKNIDQVIADALTVPVIISENPLDNVAKGAGVLLEHYVKNPKPKSNKE; the protein is encoded by the coding sequence ATGGCAAAAGACATAGGAATCGACTTAGGAACTGCTAATGTGCTTATATATTTAGCAGGGAAGGGAATCGTTTTAAATGAACCTTCAGTAGTCGCAATCGACACTAAAACTAATAAAGTATTAGCAGTTGGAGAAGAAGCGTACCGAATGGTAGGCCGAACTCCAAGTAATATTCGTGCAATTCGCCCACTTAAGGATGGGGTTATTTCTGATTTTGATATTACGGAAGAAATGCTTACGTATTTCATTAACAAACTTGATGTTAAGGGATTCATGTCTAAGCCAAAGATCATGATTTGTGCCCCAACTAACGTAACTGAAATTGAAAGAAATGCCATTATGCAAGCTGCAGAAAAAGCCGGTGGCGGACAAGTTTATCTTGAAGAAGAACCAAAAGTTGCTGCAGTTGGTGCCGGAATGGATATTTGGAAACCACAAGGCAACATGGTTATTGATATGGGTGGTGGAACTTCAGACATCGCCGTTATCTCTTTAGGTGATATCGTTGCTAGCAAGTCTATCAGAGTTGCTGGTGATAAAATGAATACTGAAATTGTTACTTATATCAAACAGAACCATAATTTGGTAATAGGTGAGCATACTGCAGAAAATATTAAAATCCAAATTGGTACTGCTAAGAGAGATCCTGAGGATAAAACCGAAATGGAAGTTCGTGGACGTGATGCAGTTACTGGAATGCCTAGAGCAATTAACATTACATCTAATGAAATTGCCGATGCAATTCAGGATACTGTTCAGTTGATTATTTCCGGTGCAAAAGAAGTGTTGGAATCAATTCCACCAGAACTTGCGTCTGATATTGTTGATCGTGGGGTTATGCTCACGGGTGGTGGTGCATTACTTAAAAATATTGATCAAGTAATTGCTGACGCATTGACTGTTCCAGTAATCATTTCAGAGAATCCATTAGATAACGTTGCTAAAGGTGCCGGGGTTTTGCTTGAGCACTACGTAAAAAATCCTAAGCCAAAGTCAAATAAAGAATAG
- a CDS encoding F0F1 ATP synthase subunit epsilon translates to MADNSVITVSIVTPDGKVYEHSAEMLVVSTKNGQIGIMANHVPVISTLAVDEARVKYDSKEDTIAVNGGFLEFSNNVATIVADTAECSDDIDVARAEDARKRAEQKIAEAQQAQDKDSLLRAQVALRRAINRINTANK, encoded by the coding sequence TTGGCTGATAATTCAGTTATTACCGTTAGTATCGTTACTCCTGATGGAAAAGTGTATGAACATTCTGCTGAAATGTTAGTTGTTTCAACTAAAAATGGTCAAATTGGTATCATGGCAAATCACGTTCCTGTCATTTCTACTTTAGCTGTTGATGAAGCTAGAGTTAAGTATGATAGCAAAGAGGACACCATTGCTGTAAATGGCGGTTTTTTGGAATTTTCTAACAATGTTGCAACAATCGTTGCTGACACTGCTGAATGCTCAGATGACATTGATGTTGCTCGTGCTGAGGATGCACGGAAACGTGCTGAACAGAAGATTGCCGAAGCCCAACAGGCTCAAGACAAGGATTCACTTCTCAGAGCTCAAGTTGCACTTAGAAGAGCGATTAATCGAATTAATACTGCTAATAAGTAG
- the murA gene encoding UDP-N-acetylglucosamine 1-carboxyvinyltransferase, giving the protein MEKIIVHGKRPLKGTVHIDGAKNAVLPIQAAAILASEGENIITNVPLLSDVYTMNQVLKFLNISVDFDEDNNTIKFDASNKVSSEAPFDYVSKMRASIVVMGPLLARLGTAKVAMPGGCAIGSRPIDLHLKGFESLGANIEQHDGYVEASAPHGLTGAEIYLDFPSVGATQNIVMAATLAKGTTTIHNAAREPEIVDLVNVLNKMGAHVRGAGTEQIKIQGVDHLHGTEHAVVQDRIEAGTFMIAAAATQGDVFVQGAIAEHNRPLILKMREMGITVVEKDDGIRVIGPSTLRPVDVKTLPHPGFPTDMQPQMTILQLLADGDSAMTETVFENRFMHMEELRRMNAKYTISGRTVVMEGKTQFSGAEVAATDLRAASALVIAGLVADGYTQVRNLQYLDRGYYNFHKKLAGLGAEIKRVNVDDENKVVLKNLVEHD; this is encoded by the coding sequence TTGGAAAAGATAATTGTTCATGGAAAACGTCCATTAAAGGGAACCGTACATATTGATGGCGCAAAAAACGCAGTGTTGCCAATTCAAGCGGCCGCTATTTTAGCTAGTGAAGGGGAAAACATTATTACTAATGTGCCTTTGCTTTCTGATGTTTACACAATGAATCAAGTTTTAAAGTTTTTAAACATCTCAGTAGACTTTGACGAAGATAATAATACGATTAAATTTGATGCCAGTAATAAAGTGTCCAGTGAGGCACCATTTGACTATGTTTCTAAAATGAGAGCATCAATCGTTGTCATGGGACCATTGTTGGCACGATTAGGCACAGCCAAAGTGGCTATGCCAGGTGGATGTGCAATCGGTTCCCGTCCAATTGATTTGCATCTAAAAGGTTTTGAATCCTTAGGTGCCAACATTGAACAGCATGATGGTTACGTTGAAGCTAGTGCGCCTCATGGATTAACTGGAGCTGAAATTTACCTTGATTTTCCAAGTGTCGGAGCTACTCAAAACATTGTGATGGCTGCTACCTTAGCTAAGGGGACTACAACTATTCATAATGCCGCTAGAGAGCCTGAAATTGTGGACTTAGTGAATGTCCTGAATAAGATGGGTGCTCATGTTCGTGGTGCAGGCACTGAACAAATTAAAATTCAAGGTGTTGACCACCTTCATGGAACTGAACATGCAGTTGTTCAAGACAGAATTGAGGCAGGAACGTTTATGATTGCTGCCGCTGCTACTCAAGGCGATGTATTTGTTCAAGGTGCTATTGCTGAACATAACCGTCCATTAATTTTAAAAATGCGCGAAATGGGGATTACTGTTGTCGAAAAAGATGATGGTATTCGAGTAATTGGACCTAGCACGCTGCGACCGGTTGATGTTAAAACATTGCCTCATCCGGGTTTTCCTACAGATATGCAACCACAGATGACGATTTTACAGCTTTTGGCAGACGGTGATAGTGCAATGACCGAAACTGTCTTTGAAAATCGTTTTATGCATATGGAAGAATTGAGACGGATGAATGCTAAGTACACAATTAGTGGTCGAACGGTCGTTATGGAAGGAAAAACACAATTTTCTGGTGCAGAAGTTGCTGCAACCGATTTGCGTGCTGCTTCTGCCTTAGTCATTGCCGGTTTAGTTGCTGATGGCTATACACAAGTCAGAAATTTACAATACCTTGATCGTGGATATTATAATTTTCACAAGAAGCTTGCTGGTTTAGGTGCAGAAATTAAAAGAGTTAATGTCGACGATGAGAATAAAGTCGTTCTGAAAAATCTAGTTGAGCATGATTAA
- a CDS encoding ABC transporter ATP-binding protein, with translation MAANNPADGSASTDNDVTMGQMFKFVFSKVLKKRGILIANIIVLVLITGLQFVLPQITQYIIDKVIPSRNLGRLAQSIILLLVSAVILGGLNYFSTYYMSVMSQGAIYDLRNDLYDYILGLDTHFFESSKTGDLMVRLTNDISNLQSLISANMLSMVGGMFTFIGVYVFIFIVNWQMALAVTITFPLMFLIYRIFRKRIHDAFGRARLSQAQMSNQMQNTLTEISLIKSYTSEQIEENRFAKVADKNRQNLIQAAQNQAIFSPLINFVNYLGTAIVLLLGAYFVMNKQLMIGQMVAYITYVGMLQDPIRSFTMLLNQLQQSLVSFGRITEIMHLQPDIKESKDAIDFPELKKGISIKDVSFSYDESHKDNVHDATLHGVTFDVELGKMTALVGHSGSGKTTITKLIDRLYDIQDGDILFDDDPIKTLKIKSLRQNIAIVSQDVFMIDGTIRDNIMYGKSDATMDEVWRVAKLADIDTYINSLPDGMDTQIGERGVKLSGGQKQRISIARALLKDAQIIIMDEATASLDNESEKAIQHAMSMLIEERTSLVIAHRLSTIHSADKIVVLDDGNVVEQGTHDELIKKNGEYAKLYNAQFE, from the coding sequence ATGGCTGCAAATAATCCAGCTGACGGATCTGCTTCAACAGATAATGATGTCACAATGGGGCAGATGTTTAAGTTTGTTTTTTCTAAAGTGTTAAAAAAACGGGGAATTTTAATTGCAAACATTATCGTACTGGTTTTGATTACAGGTCTGCAATTTGTGTTACCACAAATTACTCAGTACATTATTGATAAAGTTATTCCAAGTCGAAATCTTGGCCGATTAGCGCAATCTATTATTCTATTACTTGTTAGTGCTGTTATCTTAGGAGGTTTGAACTATTTTTCTACGTATTACATGAGTGTTATGAGTCAGGGAGCTATTTATGATTTAAGAAATGACCTTTACGACTATATTTTAGGACTTGATACACATTTCTTCGAATCAAGCAAAACTGGTGACTTAATGGTTCGATTGACTAATGATATTAGTAACCTACAAAGTTTGATATCCGCGAATATGTTGTCGATGGTCGGCGGCATGTTCACTTTTATTGGGGTTTACGTTTTTATCTTCATTGTTAATTGGCAAATGGCACTTGCTGTTACGATTACTTTTCCGCTGATGTTCTTAATCTATCGGATTTTTAGAAAGAGAATTCATGATGCCTTCGGTCGAGCTCGATTGTCACAGGCTCAAATGTCTAATCAAATGCAGAATACTTTAACTGAGATTTCTTTGATCAAGAGTTATACCAGTGAACAAATTGAAGAAAACCGTTTTGCCAAAGTAGCTGATAAAAACCGACAAAATTTGATTCAAGCGGCACAAAACCAAGCTATTTTTTCACCTTTGATTAACTTTGTGAATTATTTGGGTACTGCAATCGTTCTGTTACTAGGTGCTTACTTTGTTATGAATAAGCAGTTGATGATTGGACAAATGGTTGCCTACATTACCTATGTTGGAATGCTACAAGATCCTATCAGGTCATTCACAATGCTACTGAATCAATTGCAACAGTCTTTAGTTTCCTTTGGCCGGATTACCGAAATCATGCATTTACAACCAGATATCAAAGAATCTAAAGACGCAATTGATTTTCCAGAGTTGAAGAAGGGAATTTCAATAAAAGATGTTTCATTTTCTTATGATGAGAGCCATAAGGACAACGTTCACGACGCAACTTTGCATGGAGTGACATTTGATGTTGAACTTGGTAAAATGACTGCTTTAGTGGGTCATTCAGGATCTGGTAAGACCACCATTACTAAATTGATCGATCGTTTGTATGATATTCAAGATGGTGATATTTTATTTGATGATGATCCAATTAAAACTTTAAAAATTAAGTCTTTACGACAAAATATTGCCATTGTTAGCCAAGATGTCTTTATGATCGATGGCACTATCAGAGATAATATTATGTATGGTAAGTCCGATGCCACTATGGATGAGGTTTGGCGAGTTGCTAAACTAGCTGATATTGATACGTACATCAATTCTTTACCTGACGGTATGGATACTCAAATTGGCGAACGAGGAGTTAAGCTATCTGGTGGTCAAAAACAAAGAATTTCTATTGCTAGAGCTTTACTCAAAGATGCTCAAATTATTATCATGGATGAGGCGACAGCTAGTTTAGATAATGAATCTGAGAAAGCCATTCAACATGCCATGAGTATGTTAATTGAAGAAAGAACATCTCTAGTGATTGCTCACAGATTATCAACGATTCATAGTGCTGATAAAATCGTCGTGCTTGATGATGGCAACGTGGTTGAGCAAGGGACCCATGATGAATTGATCAAGAAAAATGGAGAATATGCTAAGTTATACAACGCACAATTTGAATAA